One genomic region from Microscilla marina ATCC 23134 encodes:
- a CDS encoding NUDIX domain-containing protein — MAHTYDYPRPALTVDCIIFGQDTNQATKVLLIQRAHEPFQDKWAIPGGFIDANETALQAAKRELEEETNLKGVELHQLYTFTAPDRDPRGWVVSIAHYALVDINACKPIAGDDARNATWFALDELPEMAFDHDEILKMAIAEVKP, encoded by the coding sequence ATGGCGCATACTTATGATTATCCCCGTCCTGCCCTTACTGTTGACTGTATCATATTTGGGCAAGATACCAACCAGGCTACCAAAGTACTGCTTATTCAACGAGCACATGAGCCTTTTCAGGATAAATGGGCAATACCTGGTGGTTTTATAGATGCCAACGAAACTGCTCTGCAAGCCGCAAAACGTGAGTTGGAAGAAGAAACAAACCTGAAAGGGGTAGAGCTACACCAGTTATACACCTTTACTGCACCAGACAGAGATCCACGAGGTTGGGTAGTGTCTATAGCACATTATGCCTTGGTAGACATCAATGCTTGTAAGCCCATAGCAGGAGACGATGCCCGCAATGCTACTTGGTTTGCATTGGATGAATTACCTGAAATGGCTTTTGATCACGATGAAATTTTAAAAATGGCTATAGCAGAGGTGAAGCCTTAG
- a CDS encoding sensor histidine kinase — MNKLKKCQQRFAKLMSRRHERYFTWVDYIHTLLTALPIGLGVGLVFGVMNKHYEVSLLIGVTQGVVIGCCLTFAIQISLYLSDKISWKPISFSLVFLVMVINCFVGVKVIGWISVHWWGANPSSIGVTVVLIVFYTALGMIIFTKIHQRAQLDSKITEQELKLMELKQLKTQAELDALHARVNPHFLYNTLNSIASLIHANPDKAEQMTLLLSKFFRYNTNRKNNHLTTIGEELDMVATYLEIEKVRFGDRLNYQLDLPPGVKNYLIPRFLLQPLVENALKHGIAKLAEKGKLSLTINTENDQIKVMIGDNGPAFSDELVSGYGLKSTREKLELLFPGNADFYFENSPKKQLVIILKKMLAHEYTKNKQAIQNHHN, encoded by the coding sequence ATGAATAAACTTAAAAAATGCCAACAACGTTTTGCTAAGTTAATGTCGCGTCGGCACGAACGCTACTTTACCTGGGTAGACTATATACATACATTGCTTACAGCGTTGCCCATAGGCTTAGGCGTGGGATTGGTATTTGGTGTGATGAACAAACACTACGAAGTAAGCCTGTTGATAGGTGTTACCCAAGGAGTAGTCATTGGTTGTTGCCTTACATTTGCTATCCAGATATCGTTGTATTTGTCCGATAAAATCAGCTGGAAACCAATCAGCTTTTCATTGGTGTTTTTGGTGATGGTGATCAACTGTTTTGTAGGGGTAAAAGTCATCGGGTGGATAAGTGTGCACTGGTGGGGGGCTAACCCAAGTTCTATAGGGGTCACCGTTGTTTTGATTGTTTTCTACACTGCATTAGGTATGATTATATTTACTAAAATTCATCAAAGAGCTCAACTGGACAGTAAAATCACCGAGCAGGAATTGAAACTCATGGAGTTAAAACAACTCAAAACTCAGGCTGAACTGGACGCATTACATGCCAGGGTAAACCCTCATTTTTTGTATAATACCCTCAATTCTATTGCAAGCCTGATACACGCCAACCCCGACAAAGCCGAGCAAATGACTTTACTCTTGTCTAAGTTTTTTAGGTACAATACCAATCGAAAAAATAACCACCTGACTACCATAGGCGAAGAACTAGACATGGTGGCTACTTACCTGGAAATAGAAAAGGTGCGTTTTGGTGACAGGCTGAACTATCAACTAGATCTGCCACCAGGGGTAAAAAACTACCTGATTCCTCGTTTTTTGTTGCAACCCTTGGTCGAGAATGCCCTCAAACACGGGATAGCCAAACTTGCTGAAAAGGGAAAGCTTAGCTTGACAATAAATACTGAAAACGATCAGATCAAGGTAATGATTGGCGACAACGGTCCGGCTTTCTCTGATGAGTTAGTATCGGGTTATGGGTTAAAAAGTACCCGTGAAAAACTCGAGTTGCTGTTTCCGGGCAATGCCGACTTTTACTTTGAAAACTCACCCAAAAAACAATTGGTTATTATACTCAAAAAAATGCTTGCCC
- a CDS encoding DUF5916 domain-containing protein, whose translation MKTFTSSFLCVLLCCGGFLSWAKPPKTKKPNSLKAVKIKNKPTIDGKLDDEVWVRDPSFYVGNFIQTRPSNGKPSAQKTEIKVIYDDFAIYISAKMYDSEPNKILKEFGQRDSEGKNSDYFSVSFDTYNKQQNAFSFIVSAAGVQTDKFISARNEDVNWNAVWKSAVKITDEGWTAELEIPYSALRFPRDANQTWGVNFMRRVQRNQETSYWNHVDASLSGFVNQFGQLTGLKNIKPPVRLFLLPYASFSSRYDDTNGNSNTYGGGMDLKYGISESFTLDMSLVPDFSQVQSDNVVLNLSPFEVRFQENRPFFTEGTELFNKGGLFYSRRVGQSSFDLKDELGENEEVDKWPGETQLINATKLSGRTKGGLGIGIFNAVTKASYARVKDTETGETRTVLVDPLTNYNTFVLDQNLPNNSNISFINTNVSRAGGFTHANVTGTDFRFHNKKNTYRLQGFAAVSQRYTRDSESGSYIPDLGYKYNISFSKVRGKFRFWMNRNVESDNYNPNDMGFLQAPNEVSHNAEVGYMTFKPKGILNRFNWWTGTWHRMLYKPFTFNQFGLWTNMNFNFTNFWYAGFNLNTTPVDNYDYFSPRVEGRFFKRLPAHEVNFWAGTDSRKKFRLTGYGGTWARPDWKQQDTWFGIRPRYRVNNKLSFIHDFNYTRRNNERNWATNVTDDNDHTHIVYGRRDVRNITNTFTLDYAFNRLTNFRLRIRHYWSNVIYDKLYLLQQNGELLADQATLKSLETNSEGVSEAVTHNQDFNAFNIDFVFNLQFAPGSFLTLVYKNAVSNFLSGREVNDFSFERNFRNNVMNAPQVNTFSAKVIYFLDYLYVKKLFK comes from the coding sequence ATGAAAACTTTTACTTCATCATTCCTCTGTGTTTTACTATGTTGTGGAGGATTTTTGAGTTGGGCAAAACCTCCAAAAACAAAAAAACCCAATTCGCTCAAAGCAGTAAAAATAAAAAATAAGCCTACAATTGATGGCAAACTTGACGATGAAGTGTGGGTACGTGACCCTAGCTTTTACGTAGGAAACTTCATCCAAACCCGCCCAAGCAATGGCAAACCCTCTGCCCAAAAGACCGAAATTAAGGTGATTTATGATGACTTTGCCATCTACATTTCTGCCAAGATGTATGACAGTGAGCCCAATAAAATTCTCAAAGAGTTTGGGCAACGCGATTCGGAAGGTAAAAACTCTGATTACTTTTCAGTAAGCTTTGATACTTACAACAAACAACAAAATGCTTTTTCGTTTATAGTATCGGCGGCCGGAGTACAAACTGATAAGTTTATTTCTGCCCGAAACGAGGACGTAAACTGGAATGCCGTTTGGAAAAGTGCGGTAAAAATTACCGACGAAGGTTGGACTGCTGAACTTGAAATTCCTTATTCTGCCTTGAGGTTTCCGCGCGATGCCAACCAAACCTGGGGGGTAAACTTTATGCGTAGAGTACAGCGCAACCAGGAAACCAGCTATTGGAACCACGTAGATGCCTCTTTGAGTGGGTTTGTAAATCAGTTTGGACAATTAACCGGGCTCAAAAACATCAAGCCTCCTGTGCGTTTATTTTTGTTGCCTTATGCCTCTTTTTCAAGCCGTTATGACGATACCAATGGCAACTCAAACACTTATGGTGGAGGAATGGACTTAAAATACGGGATCAGCGAAAGCTTTACTTTAGATATGAGTTTGGTGCCTGATTTTAGCCAGGTACAGTCTGATAACGTAGTACTCAACTTAAGTCCTTTTGAGGTGCGTTTTCAAGAAAACCGCCCTTTCTTTACCGAGGGTACCGAACTGTTTAACAAAGGGGGACTGTTTTATTCACGCCGTGTAGGACAAAGTTCTTTTGACCTGAAAGATGAGCTGGGAGAAAATGAAGAGGTAGACAAATGGCCAGGAGAGACACAATTAATTAACGCCACCAAACTTTCGGGCAGAACTAAGGGCGGTTTAGGCATAGGGATATTCAATGCAGTAACCAAAGCATCGTACGCCAGGGTAAAAGATACTGAAACTGGAGAAACAAGAACAGTACTGGTAGACCCACTGACTAACTACAATACTTTTGTGCTAGACCAAAACCTGCCTAACAACTCTAACATCAGTTTTATCAATACCAATGTTTCGCGCGCAGGTGGGTTTACTCACGCCAATGTTACTGGAACCGATTTTCGTTTTCATAATAAGAAAAATACTTATCGCCTGCAGGGGTTTGCGGCAGTGTCGCAGCGTTATACCCGCGACAGCGAATCGGGTAGTTACATTCCAGACTTGGGCTATAAATACAACATCTCTTTTAGTAAAGTAAGGGGGAAGTTTCGTTTTTGGATGAATCGCAATGTAGAAAGCGACAACTACAACCCTAATGATATGGGTTTTTTGCAAGCCCCCAACGAAGTGTCACACAATGCCGAGGTAGGGTATATGACTTTTAAGCCTAAAGGCATACTCAACCGTTTTAACTGGTGGACTGGAACCTGGCACCGCATGCTTTATAAACCTTTTACTTTTAACCAGTTTGGGCTATGGACCAATATGAATTTCAACTTTACCAATTTTTGGTATGCTGGTTTTAATTTAAACACTACCCCGGTAGACAACTATGACTACTTTTCGCCCAGGGTTGAAGGACGCTTTTTTAAACGATTGCCTGCACACGAGGTAAACTTTTGGGCGGGAACCGACAGCCGCAAAAAATTTAGACTTACCGGATACGGTGGTACTTGGGCTCGCCCCGATTGGAAACAACAAGATACTTGGTTTGGTATAAGACCTCGCTACCGGGTGAACAACAAGTTGTCTTTTATTCATGACTTTAATTATACCCGCCGAAACAATGAAAGAAACTGGGCAACCAATGTAACCGATGACAACGACCACACCCATATTGTGTATGGTCGCCGGGATGTACGAAATATTACCAATACGTTTACCCTCGATTACGCTTTTAACCGTTTAACCAACTTTCGTTTGAGAATACGTCATTACTGGAGCAATGTAATATATGATAAGCTGTACTTGTTGCAACAAAACGGCGAGCTACTGGCTGATCAGGCAACTTTGAAAAGTTTGGAAACCAACTCTGAAGGGGTTAGTGAAGCCGTGACACATAACCAGGATTTCAATGCTTTTAACATTGACTTTGTATTTAACTTACAATTTGCACCGGGTAGTTTTCTTACCCTGGTATACAAAAATGCCGTATCTAATT